From Vibrio crassostreae, one genomic window encodes:
- a CDS encoding ribose-phosphate pyrophosphokinase: MPDMKLFAGNATPELAQRIADRLYISLGDATVDRFSDGEVAVQINENVRGSDVFLIQSTCAPTNDNLMELVVMIDAMRRASAGRITAVIPYFGYARQDRRVRSARVPITAKVVADFLSNVGVDRVLTIDLHAEQIQGFFDVPVDNIFGTPVLLEDMANRGLENPVVVSPDLGGVVRARATAKALGDVDIAIVDKRRPRANVSEVMNLIGDVEGRDCVIVDDMIDTGGTLCKAAEALKERGAKRVFAYATHAVFSGTAANNIKNSVLDQVIVTDSISLSPEMAATGKVTTLSLSRMLAEAIRRISNEESISAMFN; this comes from the coding sequence GTGCCTGATATGAAGCTATTTGCTGGTAACGCAACACCTGAACTAGCCCAACGTATTGCTGATCGTCTATACATCTCTCTTGGCGATGCTACTGTAGACCGTTTTTCTGATGGCGAAGTCGCTGTTCAAATCAATGAAAACGTTCGTGGTAGCGATGTATTCCTGATTCAATCAACTTGTGCACCAACCAATGACAACCTTATGGAATTGGTGGTAATGATTGACGCAATGCGCCGTGCTTCTGCTGGCCGTATTACTGCTGTAATCCCTTACTTCGGTTATGCCCGTCAAGATCGTCGTGTACGTTCTGCTCGTGTGCCAATTACTGCAAAAGTTGTTGCAGATTTCCTTTCTAACGTTGGCGTTGACCGCGTTCTTACTATCGACCTACACGCAGAGCAAATCCAAGGCTTCTTCGATGTACCAGTTGATAACATCTTCGGTACTCCAGTTCTTCTAGAAGACATGGCTAACCGTGGCCTAGAAAACCCAGTTGTGGTTTCTCCAGACCTTGGTGGTGTTGTACGTGCTCGTGCAACGGCTAAAGCGCTAGGTGATGTTGACATCGCTATCGTTGATAAGCGTCGTCCACGTGCTAACGTTTCTGAAGTAATGAACCTAATCGGTGATGTTGAAGGCCGTGACTGTGTTATCGTTGATGACATGATCGATACAGGTGGCACACTATGTAAAGCAGCTGAAGCGCTTAAAGAGCGCGGTGCTAAGCGTGTATTCGCTTACGCAACTCACGCTGTTTTCTCTGGTACTGCTGCGAACAACATCAAGAACTCTGTTCTAGACCAAGTTATCGTAACGGATTCAATCTCTCTATCTCCAGAGATGGCTGCGACTGGTAAAGTGACAACACTTAGCCTTTCTCGCATGCTTGCTGAAGCGATTCGTCGTATCAGCAATGAAGAATCAATCTCAGCGATGTTCAACTAA